A window of the Butyricimonas faecalis genome harbors these coding sequences:
- a CDS encoding FimB/Mfa2 family fimbrial subunit, protein MTVTKLMMAAGAIIFLTACDVKDPIHETDHPDKAKITVTADWSGIGQGIAKPSGYTVAFGDRTFTAMADKYTLPDLIEPGNYTLYFYHEADNITINGTASTADYAAGMPGWFFTGRLDAVIDGGKHHELTVAMKQQVRQLTLVIEATGGTVDKIATITGTLSGVAGSLDMSNDTHGTPSDVALTFAKGTDGKWTATVHLLGITGAKQKLSGTIKFTDGTPDDMILDSDLTAALATFNDNKNEPLTLGGQAEETPSPAGFTTIINAWNKITGGSVIAN, encoded by the coding sequence ATGACTGTAACTAAATTAATGATGGCAGCCGGGGCAATAATATTCCTGACCGCCTGCGATGTGAAAGACCCCATCCACGAAACCGACCACCCGGACAAGGCGAAGATCACCGTAACGGCGGATTGGAGCGGTATAGGGCAGGGCATTGCCAAACCATCGGGTTACACGGTAGCTTTCGGCGACAGGACTTTTACGGCTATGGCAGACAAATATACGCTTCCCGACTTGATTGAGCCAGGCAATTATACCCTATATTTCTACCATGAGGCGGATAATATTACTATAAACGGCACCGCGTCAACGGCAGATTATGCAGCGGGGATGCCGGGGTGGTTCTTTACCGGGCGGCTGGACGCTGTGATAGACGGGGGCAAACATCATGAGCTTACCGTTGCGATGAAGCAGCAGGTACGGCAATTAACGCTGGTAATAGAAGCCACGGGCGGCACGGTAGACAAGATAGCAACCATTACCGGTACCCTTTCGGGTGTGGCTGGAAGCCTCGATATGTCAAACGATACGCACGGTACCCCTTCGGATGTGGCGTTGACTTTCGCCAAGGGCACCGATGGTAAATGGACGGCCACCGTTCACCTGTTAGGAATAACCGGGGCGAAGCAGAAGTTGAGCGGAACGATAAAGTTCACGGATGGCACTCCGGACGATATGATTCTGGACAGCGATTTGACGGCCGCATTAGCCACTTTCAACGACAACAAGAATGAACCTCTTACGCTCGGCGGGCAGGCGGAAGAAACACCGTCTCCGGCAGGGTTTACGACCATTATAAATGCCTGGAATAAAATAACCGGTGGTAGCGTGATAGCCAATTGA
- a CDS encoding DUF3575 domain-containing protein produces the protein MMRKTLLAGLFLLFLSLPGYGSETLYSGSPTGGDTIITFRFVPGEDMFYVPYGGNNTELDRLYALVDEYRAEITSGRMPVDVDGYCASGETPEASFRIAVTRSNRVKSELIVHKRLAEEHFITKNHVSAYTAPDGKTYRDMVVVTLRIPAKEQPKQPKLVKEEPRCEEPPVEERQPESVVEQQPEPVVEIAVPAKFYCFAVRTNLLYDAFLLPTLGVEWRVNRHIGIKVDGSHSWLGNEKGKVQKIWLVSPEVRWYLLNNKRFYVGVGANIGEYNIYKGMLGSLFSDDTGYQGKLWGAGLTVGYQLCLSHRFSFDFNLGLGYTRMEYDRFTVSNKVRVFKDRDKTKNFWSPTQAGISLIWTIGSNNIVR, from the coding sequence ATGATGAGAAAAACACTGCTTGCAGGATTGTTCCTGCTCTTTCTTAGCCTGCCGGGATACGGCAGCGAGACGCTGTACTCGGGTTCCCCTACAGGTGGCGATACGATTATCACCTTTCGCTTCGTTCCCGGTGAGGATATGTTCTATGTTCCCTACGGCGGCAACAATACCGAACTCGACCGGCTTTACGCGTTGGTGGACGAATACCGGGCGGAAATCACTTCGGGGCGAATGCCTGTCGATGTGGATGGTTACTGCGCCTCGGGCGAAACACCCGAAGCAAGTTTTAGGATAGCAGTAACCCGGAGTAACCGCGTAAAGTCGGAACTTATCGTGCACAAAAGACTGGCAGAGGAACATTTTATAACGAAAAATCATGTTTCGGCTTATACTGCACCCGACGGGAAAACCTATCGGGATATGGTGGTCGTAACCCTGCGTATTCCGGCAAAGGAGCAACCTAAACAGCCGAAGTTGGTAAAGGAGGAACCCCGGTGCGAAGAACCTCCGGTAGAGGAACGCCAGCCGGAGTCGGTTGTAGAGCAGCAGCCTGAACCTGTTGTGGAAATTGCCGTACCCGCAAAGTTCTACTGCTTTGCCGTGCGTACCAACCTGCTTTACGACGCCTTCCTGTTGCCGACTTTAGGTGTGGAATGGCGTGTCAACCGCCATATCGGTATCAAAGTGGACGGCAGTCATTCGTGGTTGGGAAACGAAAAGGGCAAGGTGCAGAAAATCTGGTTGGTCAGCCCCGAGGTACGCTGGTATCTGCTCAACAACAAACGCTTCTATGTGGGCGTGGGTGCGAATATCGGCGAATATAATATCTATAAAGGAATGCTGGGCAGCCTGTTCTCCGATGACACCGGTTACCAGGGCAAGTTGTGGGGTGCCGGCTTAACAGTCGGCTACCAGCTTTGTCTTTCGCACCGTTTTTCGTTTGATTTCAATCTCGGCCTTGGTTATACCCGTATGGAGTATGATCGCTTTACGGTATCGAACAAAGTGCGCGTATTCAAAGACAGGGATAAAACCAAAAACTTCTGGAGCCCGACACAAGCGGGGATCAGTCTTATTTGGACCATCGGCAGTAATAATATAGTACGATAA
- a CDS encoding helix-turn-helix domain-containing protein — MYGDIGLLYYKFRDYEAAVPLLKKATRETPGFYFDDSNLKARNSLAIYYRQSGDRKRSDDYFISILQSPDTIYARAVYDAVALANLAHNLTRAGLYCEAIGLYELSLPIMISDNDYSFASGIAVGMAECYMGLDNWEWAKQWADTATAYIREHIHFINPHRARQIYPILAKYHQQKGDAATAGKYIDSLSMAHADYRDEFDAMLLMRTRQELLAEKNRSQHERLQQQQTAITRLVVFAVIAVLVSMLIYYLYHKKKAAYRELVEKNKRWADSDRLEQIIDPVSPNHTITEEKGEDGNRQQGPTEKDVELAARIHKIMVEGQIYRDNSLSLDTLSQKLEVTRETVSRAINRTTGKNFTRFLNEYRVKEAVRILSTGRNHTVNFDELAEQVGFNSRITFHRAFKQLTGLPPAEFKRNS, encoded by the coding sequence ATGTATGGCGATATAGGATTGCTTTATTATAAATTTCGTGATTACGAAGCCGCCGTACCGTTGCTGAAAAAAGCCACGAGGGAAACTCCGGGATTCTATTTTGATGACTCCAACCTGAAAGCCCGCAACTCCCTGGCCATTTACTACCGTCAGTCGGGCGACCGCAAGCGTTCGGATGACTATTTCATCTCCATCCTCCAAAGCCCCGACACCATCTATGCCCGCGCTGTTTACGATGCCGTGGCGCTGGCCAACCTGGCGCACAATCTCACCCGGGCTGGGCTCTACTGCGAAGCCATCGGGCTGTATGAACTTTCGCTGCCCATTATGATCAGCGATAACGACTATTCTTTTGCTTCGGGTATTGCCGTGGGCATGGCCGAATGCTACATGGGGCTGGACAACTGGGAGTGGGCCAAACAGTGGGCAGATACCGCCACCGCCTATATCCGCGAGCATATACATTTTATAAATCCTCACCGGGCCCGACAGATATACCCCATACTAGCAAAATATCACCAGCAGAAAGGCGATGCTGCCACGGCGGGAAAATACATAGACTCCCTTTCCATGGCTCATGCCGATTACAGGGATGAGTTTGACGCCATGTTACTCATGCGTACCCGGCAGGAACTGCTTGCCGAGAAAAACCGCTCTCAACATGAGAGGTTGCAACAGCAACAGACGGCGATTACCAGACTGGTCGTTTTTGCGGTCATCGCCGTGTTGGTTTCCATGCTTATATATTATCTATACCATAAAAAAAAGGCCGCTTACCGCGAGTTGGTGGAGAAAAACAAACGGTGGGCCGACAGCGACCGACTGGAACAGATAATTGATCCTGTTTCTCCCAATCACACAATCACGGAAGAAAAGGGCGAGGACGGTAACCGACAGCAGGGACCTACGGAGAAAGATGTTGAACTAGCAGCCCGTATTCATAAAATAATGGTCGAAGGACAGATCTACCGGGACAACTCCCTTTCGCTGGATACCCTCTCGCAAAAGCTGGAAGTAACCCGCGAAACTGTTTCGCGCGCCATCAACCGAACCACGGGCAAGAATTTCACCCGTTTCCTGAATGAATACCGCGTGAAGGAAGCCGTGCGTATCCTCTCGACGGGCCGCAATCATACGGTTAATTTCGATGAACTGGCCGAACAGGTTGGTTTCAACAGCCGCATCACTTTCCACCGGGCCTTCAAACAGCTTACCGGACTTCCTCCCGCCGAATTTAAAAGGAACAGCTAG
- a CDS encoding AraC family transcriptional regulator: protein MKRENMFQAFELIVREYNTFPLPVHQHTFFELAYIVSGTGTFQVSLHDTPYSAGSLFLILPNTSHVFKIESYSHFVYLRFTEHYLEQYFTSDERDLIRSVQHTGSVLCDPKDRENVRDLVNVIVREYTQVRVYSNELLNYWLRSIIVLIVRNLIVSESLGVFRVEEEKIMQIIQYIQAHIREPRLLQLASLGQRFHLSETYIGRYFKRHTNENLKDYILRCRLASVEDLLLHTSMRINEIAAIMNYTDESHLIREFKKYKNMSPSDFRSGRKN from the coding sequence ATGAAAAGAGAGAATATGTTTCAAGCATTCGAGTTGATTGTTAGGGAATATAACACGTTTCCTTTACCGGTGCATCAACATACTTTCTTTGAATTGGCTTATATTGTTTCTGGTACAGGGACTTTTCAGGTTTCTCTGCATGATACTCCTTATTCGGCTGGTTCTCTTTTCTTGATCTTGCCTAACACGAGTCACGTTTTTAAAATTGAATCTTATAGTCATTTTGTCTATTTGCGATTTACAGAGCATTATTTGGAGCAGTATTTCACTTCTGATGAGAGGGATTTAATTCGATCCGTTCAACATACTGGAAGTGTACTTTGTGATCCGAAGGATCGTGAGAATGTACGTGATCTCGTGAATGTAATCGTACGTGAATACACGCAGGTTCGAGTGTATTCCAATGAGCTACTCAATTATTGGTTAAGGAGTATTATTGTTTTGATTGTCCGTAATCTGATTGTAAGTGAGAGCTTGGGCGTTTTTCGTGTTGAAGAAGAAAAAATTATGCAGATTATACAATACATTCAAGCCCATATCCGGGAACCTCGTTTATTACAATTGGCATCGTTGGGACAAAGATTCCATTTGTCCGAGACTTATATCGGGCGCTATTTCAAAAGGCATACGAATGAAAATCTCAAGGATTATATTCTTCGTTGTAGACTTGCTTCCGTGGAGGATTTATTGTTACATACGAGTATGCGGATTAATGAAATTGCAGCCATCATGAACTACACGGATGAGAGTCATTTGATTCGGGAGTTTAAGAAGTATAAGAATATGTCTCCATCGGATTTTAGAAGTGGGAGAAAGAACTAG
- a CDS encoding DMT family transporter, with the protein MKKDELKGHISMTTANMMWGLMSPISKMVLITSIITPFIIVEIRIIGAAILFWIASIFTKREHVSPPDLLKLFFAAMLGVLFNQGLFTIGLGMTSPVDASIITTSTPILTMIIAAIYLKEPITSKKVSGIFLGASGALLLIVSNQNIGGTTHNSNIWGDTVCLVAELSFALYLVLFKQLISRYSPITLMKWMFTYAAICITPFSFQNMTQLEWLSLEPNTWYGLSFILLGSTFVSYLLSPIGQRHLRPTVVSMYCYVQPIIASCVAVYWGMDSFNLLKIIAVICVFSGVFLVTRSKSRADLEAEVN; encoded by the coding sequence GTGAAAAAGGATGAGTTGAAAGGTCATATATCCATGACCACGGCAAACATGATGTGGGGCTTGATGTCCCCGATCTCAAAAATGGTGCTTATCACCAGCATCATTACACCATTCATTATTGTTGAAATCCGGATTATCGGGGCCGCAATTCTATTCTGGATTGCCTCCATTTTCACCAAACGGGAACACGTGTCCCCTCCCGACTTGCTGAAGCTGTTCTTTGCCGCCATGCTGGGAGTACTTTTCAACCAAGGACTATTCACCATAGGACTCGGCATGACCTCCCCCGTAGATGCCTCCATCATCACCACAAGCACCCCCATCCTAACGATGATCATCGCGGCTATCTACTTGAAAGAACCCATCACGAGCAAAAAAGTATCGGGAATATTCCTAGGTGCTTCCGGAGCCCTATTACTAATCGTAAGCAACCAAAATATCGGGGGAACAACCCACAACAGTAACATCTGGGGAGATACCGTCTGCCTCGTCGCCGAACTTAGTTTTGCCCTATACCTCGTTCTGTTCAAACAACTCATCAGTCGCTACTCTCCCATCACACTCATGAAATGGATGTTCACTTACGCGGCAATATGTATCACTCCATTCTCCTTTCAAAACATGACACAACTGGAATGGTTATCACTTGAACCCAATACATGGTATGGCCTCAGCTTTATCCTTCTGGGTAGCACGTTCGTCAGTTACCTGTTGTCACCTATCGGACAACGCCATCTACGTCCCACCGTGGTAAGCATGTACTGCTATGTCCAACCGATCATCGCGAGCTGTGTTGCCGTTTACTGGGGTATGGACTCCTTCAACCTGCTCAAAATCATCGCCGTTATCTGCGTTTTCTCCGGCGTTTTCCTCGTAACGCGTAGTAAAAGCCGGGCAGACCTGGAAGCTGAAGTGAACTAA
- a CDS encoding ATP-binding protein has protein sequence MGRYLPRSIDNILLAWKKESKHKPLLLRGARQVGKSSAVKHLALEFDNYVEVNFEKQPQLKELFVGELDVKQIVAKLAVFFGVTIQPGKTLLFFDEIQMCKEAISSLRFFYEDYQELHVIAAGSLLEFVLNEIPTYGVGRIRSLFVYPMTFDEFLMATGNEKLIIEKKAASASRPLMEVFHQKLVELFRIYLMVGGMPESVVTWVDEGDYLQCQQVQDEIIVSYEDDFAKYKKRVDTTLLRLTVRGVVHQVGEKLMYSRISRDYRSGQVKEALELLRLAGLIIPVVHTAANGLPLGAECNDSFVKYLYFDSGLLLRILNMDLGDISKITEQLLVGGATDLVNKGFLTEMVAGLELLRYQSPTQRHDLYFWMRTEKNSMAEVDYLITRNLKILPIEIKAGIKGGMKSLFNFMKDKNVEVGIRSSLENFGEIISDGKRVEICPLYALSNL, from the coding sequence ATGGGTAGGTATCTTCCACGTTCAATTGATAATATTCTTTTAGCTTGGAAAAAAGAATCGAAGCATAAGCCTTTGTTGTTAAGAGGTGCTCGCCAAGTAGGAAAGTCTTCAGCTGTAAAGCATTTGGCTTTAGAGTTTGATAATTATGTAGAGGTGAATTTTGAGAAACAGCCACAATTAAAAGAACTGTTTGTTGGGGAGTTAGATGTGAAACAAATTGTAGCGAAATTGGCAGTGTTTTTTGGGGTAACCATACAACCGGGAAAAACCTTATTGTTTTTTGATGAAATTCAGATGTGTAAAGAAGCGATTTCTAGTTTACGTTTCTTTTATGAAGATTATCAAGAATTGCATGTTATTGCAGCCGGCTCTTTATTGGAATTTGTTTTGAATGAAATTCCTACTTATGGTGTTGGGCGGATTCGTTCGTTGTTTGTGTATCCGATGACTTTTGATGAATTTTTGATGGCAACGGGAAACGAGAAATTGATTATTGAAAAAAAAGCTGCTTCCGCTTCTCGACCGTTAATGGAGGTTTTCCATCAAAAGTTGGTTGAGTTGTTTCGAATTTACTTGATGGTGGGAGGTATGCCGGAATCTGTTGTGACGTGGGTGGATGAAGGTGATTATTTGCAATGTCAACAAGTGCAGGATGAGATTATTGTGTCTTATGAAGATGATTTCGCCAAATATAAAAAGAGAGTTGACACAACATTGTTGCGTTTGACCGTTCGTGGTGTTGTCCATCAGGTTGGCGAGAAATTGATGTATAGTCGAATCTCGCGTGATTATAGGAGTGGTCAAGTAAAGGAAGCTTTAGAACTTTTAAGGTTAGCCGGATTGATAATACCTGTTGTACATACAGCGGCTAACGGTTTACCGTTGGGAGCGGAATGTAATGATAGCTTTGTAAAATATTTGTATTTTGATAGTGGGCTATTATTACGTATTCTTAACATGGATTTAGGGGATATAAGTAAAATTACCGAACAACTTCTTGTTGGTGGAGCTACGGACTTGGTAAATAAAGGTTTTTTGACGGAGATGGTTGCAGGGTTAGAGCTTTTGCGTTATCAATCACCGACTCAACGTCATGATTTGTATTTTTGGATGCGTACAGAAAAAAATAGTATGGCAGAGGTTGATTATTTGATAACTCGTAATCTGAAAATTCTTCCGATAGAAATAAAAGCGGGGATTAAAGGTGGAATGAAAAGTCTTTTTAATTTTATGAAAGACAAAAATGTAGAAGTAGGTATTCGTTCATCTTTAGAAAATTTTGGAGAGATTATAAGTGATGGTAAACGGGTAGAAATCTGTCCTTTATACGCGTTGTCTAATTTGTAA
- a CDS encoding MFS transporter, protein MNTSQVIITPGNITKDRKISICVFLSGFSCFAQLYYFQPLLPDLAQEFGLSASHSSLAISFSTLGMVIGLFTAMFVADTIPRKKLISAALLSSAVFSVICSYSPSFFLLVALSTLKGFLLSGATSVSLAYISEEVQPQNKGKITGLYIAGNALGGMGGRVISSYLSSEFSWRVASVSIGVLCALFAISFLIFSPRSVNFKPKRESFKSLIVSNLHLIVSVKLIPFYLIGSLMLGIFVSLYNYLGFYLIKEPFNFPPYLIHYIYFMYLFGVFGSIATAKLTALYNHFKILKTIIALSVAGLLLLYINNFWLVTLGLAIFTFNFFVVHVICNRIVSDYNLQKRSVTISIYLLFYYMGSSIWGSATGVILDHFGWQWFIAGLILLTFILYAIAYKGSKLMGN, encoded by the coding sequence ATGAATACAAGTCAAGTAATTATCACACCGGGAAATATAACCAAGGACCGAAAGATATCCATATGTGTCTTTCTGTCCGGCTTCTCCTGTTTTGCCCAGTTATACTATTTCCAACCTCTCCTGCCCGATCTGGCACAAGAGTTTGGACTATCAGCCAGCCATAGTAGCCTGGCTATATCATTCTCCACGCTGGGAATGGTCATCGGTCTATTCACGGCCATGTTCGTGGCGGACACGATTCCAAGAAAGAAACTGATCAGCGCGGCACTGTTATCGTCAGCCGTCTTTTCGGTTATCTGCTCTTACTCGCCCTCCTTCTTCTTGTTGGTAGCCCTAAGCACGTTGAAGGGATTTTTGTTATCGGGAGCCACGTCCGTGTCATTAGCATATATATCGGAAGAAGTACAACCCCAGAACAAAGGAAAAATCACCGGGCTCTACATTGCCGGGAACGCCTTGGGGGGAATGGGGGGACGAGTAATTTCCTCCTACCTCAGCAGTGAATTCTCGTGGCGTGTTGCCTCCGTCTCGATCGGGGTATTATGTGCCCTATTTGCCATATCATTCCTGATTTTCAGTCCCCGCTCTGTCAATTTCAAACCCAAGCGGGAAAGTTTCAAATCATTGATCGTTTCCAACCTTCACCTCATCGTCTCCGTGAAACTGATCCCGTTCTACCTGATCGGCTCCCTCATGTTAGGGATATTCGTGAGCTTGTACAACTACCTCGGTTTTTACCTGATAAAAGAACCGTTCAATTTTCCCCCGTACCTGATTCACTACATCTATTTCATGTACCTGTTTGGAGTATTCGGCTCGATTGCCACGGCAAAATTGACGGCATTGTACAACCACTTCAAAATACTGAAAACAATCATTGCCCTCTCCGTGGCAGGATTACTTTTGCTGTACATCAACAACTTTTGGCTCGTCACTCTCGGTCTGGCTATCTTCACGTTCAATTTCTTCGTGGTACACGTGATCTGCAACCGAATCGTTAGTGACTACAACCTCCAGAAACGTTCGGTCACCATCTCCATCTACCTCCTGTTCTACTACATGGGGTCCAGTATTTGGGGATCCGCCACCGGGGTTATTCTCGACCACTTCGGCTGGCAATGGTTTATCGCCGGACTGATTCTACTCACGTTTATCCTGTACGCCATCGCTTACAAAGGCTCGAAATTGATGGGGAACTGA
- a CDS encoding response regulator transcription factor: MQNNNKSYRIVIIEPSMIISTGLKKLIEMRNEFEVVAVIADCFHSLERINHLNPDVIIINPSVVELKKRQHLEELFDGVKDTAFVALVYQYIDPEVLKQYHTTIDIADDGDKIAQKLLHSIDALSAPADLLDKNELSEREKEILISLAKGKINKEIADLHHISVHTVITHRKNIIRKTGIKSVSGLTVYAILNNLIDINEVE, from the coding sequence ATGCAAAACAATAATAAAAGTTACAGGATTGTTATTATTGAACCGTCCATGATTATTTCAACCGGACTGAAGAAGTTGATCGAAATGCGGAATGAGTTTGAGGTCGTAGCGGTTATCGCGGACTGTTTCCATAGCCTGGAAAGAATTAATCATTTGAACCCGGATGTTATAATCATTAACCCCTCGGTCGTGGAATTGAAAAAACGGCAGCATCTGGAAGAGTTGTTTGACGGGGTGAAGGACACGGCTTTCGTGGCGTTAGTTTACCAGTATATCGATCCGGAGGTCTTGAAACAATACCACACGACGATTGACATTGCCGATGATGGGGATAAGATCGCCCAGAAGTTGCTACATTCAATCGACGCGTTGAGTGCCCCGGCTGATTTGCTCGACAAGAATGAACTTTCCGAACGGGAGAAAGAGATTTTGATTTCCCTGGCCAAGGGGAAGATTAACAAGGAAATCGCGGATTTGCATCATATATCAGTACACACCGTGATCACTCACCGGAAAAATATTATCCGGAAGACGGGAATAAAATCAGTTTCCGGGCTTACGGTGTACGCGATTTTGAACAATCTCATCGATATTAATGAGGTGGAATGA
- a CDS encoding hemerythrin domain-containing protein has translation MKSHLFSADMKLADVIHADYSLLLLLHRFGINLGFGDKTVQECCEANHVSCTLFLMICNVYSNEQYLPTEDEIEGIGANVDQLIAYLKNSHSYYLDNRMLAIQEQLKEISEGCEQQHQQILYLFFNEYKNEVIRHFEYEEITVFPYISNMMKGVRPGDYDIGVFRGNHSNIDDKLNDLKNIIMKYLPGDTLSDMRIRVLFGIFALEEDLSKHSLIEDKILVPLVMKLEQRYAKQ, from the coding sequence ATGAAATCGCATCTATTTTCCGCGGATATGAAACTGGCAGATGTCATTCATGCCGATTACTCGCTATTATTACTGTTGCATCGGTTTGGAATAAATCTGGGGTTTGGAGATAAAACGGTCCAGGAATGCTGCGAGGCAAACCATGTTTCGTGTACATTATTTTTGATGATTTGCAACGTGTACAGTAACGAGCAATACCTGCCAACGGAGGACGAAATCGAGGGAATAGGGGCAAACGTGGACCAGTTGATCGCTTACTTGAAAAATTCTCATTCCTACTACTTGGACAACAGGATGCTTGCCATCCAGGAACAATTGAAGGAAATTTCCGAGGGATGCGAACAGCAACACCAACAAATATTGTACCTCTTCTTCAATGAATACAAGAATGAAGTCATTCGCCATTTCGAGTACGAGGAGATAACGGTGTTCCCTTACATCTCTAACATGATGAAGGGAGTTCGCCCGGGCGACTACGACATCGGGGTGTTCCGGGGAAATCATAGTAATATTGATGATAAACTGAATGACTTGAAGAATATCATCATGAAATATTTACCGGGCGACACCTTGTCGGATATGCGTATCCGGGTGTTATTCGGAATTTTTGCCTTGGAAGAGGATTTGAGTAAACATTCTTTAATCGAGGATAAAATACTTGTTCCTTTAGTAATGAAATTAGAACAACGGTATGCAAAACAATAA
- a CDS encoding dipeptidyl-peptidase 3 family protein, translating into MKKQAYLLEQFDDIKILRYDVPAFEGLSLREKLFVYYLSQAALAGRDILWDQNNKYNLRVREALEKILRAYRGNRETEEFQAFLVYAKKVFFANGIHHHYSMEKFIPSFTPEYFKTLLREVGAEPLYGEVERVIFDPEYMAKRVVLDEGKDLVKASANHYYEGVTQEEVEKFYGEKKKENALLSWGLNSTLVRDEKGQLHEQIWFAGGKYGKEIRHVADYLKKASEYACNEHQKEVIEWLIRYYETGDLSWFDRYSIEWVKEVAAPIDFINGFIEVYGDPLAYKASWESVVQIMDEEACERTRKLADNAMWFEQNAPIDERFKKSEVVGITARVVQAAMLGGDCHPATPIGINLPNAEWIRERYGSKSVTLDNITYAYNQASLNSGVLDEFAYSDEEKELVRTYGYVGGNVHTDLHECLGHGSGKMLPGVGQEALKNYYSTIEEARADLFALYYVMDPKLVELGVIPSLDVAKSEYCNYIRNGLMVQLTRVKLGNNLEESHMRNRQLIASWVYEKGKETNVIERVNREGKTYFTIRDYEALRMLFGRLLAEVQRVKSEGDFEGARDLIENYGVRVDPVLHQEVLERYQKLNVAPYAGFVNPKYRLVEKEGSVVDVEIEYPTDFLTQMLEYGNNNEPDSPLFE; encoded by the coding sequence ATGAAAAAACAAGCATATTTATTAGAACAGTTTGATGATATAAAGATATTGCGTTACGACGTCCCCGCTTTTGAAGGACTGTCATTGCGGGAAAAGCTATTTGTTTATTACTTGAGCCAGGCTGCCTTGGCCGGAAGAGATATTCTCTGGGATCAGAATAATAAATATAATCTCCGGGTACGGGAGGCTTTGGAAAAAATTCTTCGGGCATATCGGGGAAACCGGGAGACAGAAGAATTTCAGGCATTCCTGGTGTACGCCAAAAAAGTATTTTTTGCCAACGGGATACACCATCATTACTCGATGGAGAAATTTATCCCCTCCTTCACGCCCGAATACTTTAAAACCCTTCTTCGGGAAGTGGGGGCAGAACCGTTATACGGGGAAGTGGAACGCGTCATTTTTGATCCCGAATACATGGCCAAGCGGGTCGTGTTGGACGAGGGAAAGGATTTGGTCAAGGCTTCTGCCAACCATTATTACGAAGGAGTGACACAAGAGGAGGTAGAAAAATTCTACGGGGAGAAGAAAAAAGAGAACGCCTTGCTTTCTTGGGGACTAAACTCCACGCTGGTGCGTGATGAAAAAGGACAATTGCATGAACAGATTTGGTTTGCCGGGGGAAAATACGGGAAAGAAATTCGCCACGTCGCGGACTACCTGAAAAAAGCGTCGGAGTACGCTTGCAACGAGCACCAGAAAGAGGTAATTGAATGGTTGATACGGTACTACGAGACAGGAGATTTGTCCTGGTTTGACCGTTACTCTATCGAATGGGTGAAAGAAGTGGCTGCCCCGATTGACTTTATCAACGGTTTTATCGAAGTATACGGGGATCCGTTGGCATACAAGGCCAGCTGGGAATCCGTGGTTCAGATTATGGACGAGGAGGCTTGCGAGCGTACGCGCAAGCTGGCCGACAATGCCATGTGGTTTGAACAGAACGCCCCGATTGACGAACGCTTCAAGAAGAGCGAGGTGGTTGGCATTACGGCCCGGGTGGTACAAGCTGCCATGCTGGGAGGGGATTGCCATCCGGCAACACCGATCGGGATCAACCTGCCGAATGCCGAATGGATTCGGGAACGTTATGGTAGCAAGTCGGTAACCCTGGATAACATCACGTATGCTTATAACCAGGCCTCTCTAAATTCAGGAGTACTGGATGAATTTGCCTATTCGGACGAGGAAAAAGAACTGGTGAGAACGTACGGGTACGTTGGAGGAAACGTGCATACCGACCTGCATGAATGTTTGGGACACGGATCCGGAAAAATGTTACCGGGTGTGGGACAGGAAGCGCTGAAAAATTATTATTCCACGATAGAAGAAGCCCGCGCCGATTTGTTCGCCTTGTATTACGTGATGGATCCGAAACTGGTCGAGTTGGGAGTAATTCCCTCCCTGGATGTGGCAAAGAGTGAATATTGTAATTACATCCGCAACGGGTTGATGGTTCAGCTGACCCGGGTGAAATTAGGAAATAACCTGGAAGAATCGCACATGCGTAATCGCCAATTGATAGCCTCCTGGGTCTACGAGAAAGGAAAAGAGACGAACGTCATCGAGCGGGTAAACCGGGAGGGGAAGACCTATTTCACGATCCGGGATTACGAGGCCTTGCGGATGTTGTTCGGAAGACTGTTGGCCGAGGTGCAACGGGTGAAATCGGAAGGTGATTTCGAGGGGGCGCGGGATTTGATTGAAAATTACGGGGTACGCGTAGATCCCGTGTTACATCAAGAAGTGCTGGAACGCTATCAAAAACTAAACGTGGCCCCTTATGCCGGATTTGTTAACCCGAAATACAGATTGGTGGAGAAAGAGGGATCCGTGGTTGACGTGGAAATAGAATACCCGACGGATTTCCTGACACAAATGCTGGAATACGGAAATAATAATGAACCGGATTCCCCGTTATTTGAATAA